A genomic window from Tenebrio molitor chromosome X, icTenMoli1.1, whole genome shotgun sequence includes:
- the LOC138140350 gene encoding uncharacterized protein, which produces MKYRLFHLVLLECLNRQLHATLHPIKCAKMLFNYVTFFACGLIVVYCKNLPDNNTAIISTYAKVAHWGAVSSTTTEKTQSEARSHNGQSLWTHRSDVNIIGGQNLKTVRPKVIYHYPVQKLGKVEPVPAVGEVQERFNPRPYFDYAHVPSKYQNSKSETKPKADPTPSPTFDSFPVFNKPPASPPSDLYSSQYSSYNPPNAGPVAPPDDAKPDVAYPPNAPPPPGDTEVGGDDSNGYSYNPPQDAPQGPPAYPSLGPPLAPQQDHKEQLYYPPSDDSAQHETILDHPPPGWEDTKTDMGAPPDMGGPPDAGPSMGAPMDDMGEHDLSPPPSPDYGGQFPHYLYNGPHGQHDFDSYDFDHHHVYKEITTTEMPEDERVNKGHYSYYYLGRKLWYIPLYFSVYFILYVTVLILKSIARHKIQFKHEHFHRDMEHGRQLNLDDIHENVTTAIDTSRKKFAYVAM; this is translated from the exons ATGAAATATAGGCTCTTTCATTTAGTTCTTCTCGAATGTTTGAATCGTCAATTGCATGCGACTCTTCATCCAATTAAGTGCGCTAAGATGCTCTTTAATTACGTAACGTTTTTCGCGTGTGGGTTAATAGTAGTATATTGTAAAAACCTCCCCGATAATAACACAGCAATAATCTCGACTTACGCGAAAGTCGCCCACTGGGGGGCGGTTTCGTCGACAACCACGGAAAAAACACAATCGGAAGCCCGAAGTCACAACGGTCAGTCTCTATGGACTCACAG ATCCGACGTCAACATAATCGGGGGTCAAAATCTGAAAACTGTCAGGCCTAAAGTAATCTACCACTATCCCGTGCAGAAACTCGGAAAAGTCGAACCGGTGCCGGCTGTTGGAGAGGTCCAAGAGCGCTTCAACCCGCGCCCTTACTTCGACTACGCCCACGTCCCTTCGAAGTACCAAAACTCCAAAAGCGAGACCAAGCCCAAAGCCGACCCAACCCCATCCCCAACTTTCGACAGCTTTCCTGTTTTTAACAAACCACCAGCGTCGCCGCCTTCCGATTTGTACTCTTCGCAGTACAGCTCGTACAACCCCCCGAACGCCGGTCCTGTCGCTCCTCCCGACGATGCCAAACCCGACGTCGCCTACCCCCCGAACGCTCCTCCCCCACCCGGAGACACCGAGGTTGGCGGCGACGACTCGAACGGGTACTCTTACAACCCTCCGCAAGACGCGCCGCAGGGACCACCGGCGTACCCCTCGCTCGGGCCCCCTTTGGCACCGCAGCAAGACCACAAGGAACAATTGTATTATCCTCCTTCCGACGACTCCGCCCAACACGAAACCATCCTGGATCATCCGCCACCGGGCTGGGAGGATACCAAGACCGATATGGGGGCACCCCCCGATATGGGCGGACCTCCGGACGCCGGACCAAGCATGGGAGCTCCGATGGACGACATGGGGGAGCACGATTTGTCTCCCCCGCCTTCGCCGGATTATGGAGGACAATTCCCCCATTATCTCTACAACGGTCCACACGGACAACACGATTTTGACTCGTACGATTTTGATCACCATCACGTCTACAAAGAAATTACCACGACGGAAATGCCCGAAGACGAACGTGTCAACAAGGGACATTACAGCTACTACTACTTGGGGAGGAAATTGTGGTACATTCCTCTCTACTTCAGCGTATATTTTATACTATACGTAACAGTATTGATTCTGAAATCGATCGCCAGACACAAAATACAATTCAAGCACGAACATTTTCACAGAGACATGGAGCACGGGAGACAGCTTAATCTCGACGACATCCACGAGAACGTTACTACTGCTATTGACACTagcagaaaaaaatttgcttatGTCGCTATGTAA